Proteins co-encoded in one Kutzneria chonburiensis genomic window:
- a CDS encoding GntR family transcriptional regulator, which yields MKVDSRARWQVVYDDLREAIEQGKYAAGDQLPSERELVERYQVARSTIRNAFTRLEQAGLVSAGAGSLGRTVRSALEISFNATKFEVGEYQEDVVRGVDQWANDVEHQGWEARQHVTVTQRAAPHQVARWLETEPGVRLYRRRRIRSVRRPGAIEWTPAMVADSWFPEDVATRQLNGVAPLLEERDITMPGGIIRSLGIRQVKFIDELRSRMPSDEEAELLLLPKGTPVGEHARIGIDDHGKRIRVLVSVFAGDRQYVRYELAPSYPAVDEKREERS from the coding sequence GTGAAGGTGGACAGCAGGGCGCGTTGGCAGGTCGTCTACGACGACTTGCGCGAGGCCATCGAGCAGGGGAAATACGCCGCCGGTGACCAGTTGCCGTCCGAGCGGGAGCTGGTCGAGCGATACCAGGTGGCGAGGTCCACAATTCGGAACGCGTTCACCCGCCTGGAGCAGGCTGGCCTCGTGTCGGCTGGTGCTGGCAGCCTCGGCAGGACCGTCCGCAGCGCGCTGGAGATCAGCTTCAACGCAACCAAGTTCGAGGTTGGCGAGTATCAAGAAGACGTAGTGCGTGGTGTCGACCAGTGGGCGAACGATGTTGAACATCAAGGCTGGGAGGCGCGCCAGCATGTCACCGTCACTCAGCGGGCCGCACCTCATCAGGTAGCCCGGTGGCTCGAAACCGAGCCCGGCGTACGCCTCTATCGCCGGCGACGTATTCGGTCGGTCCGCCGCCCTGGCGCGATCGAGTGGACGCCAGCCATGGTCGCCGACTCGTGGTTTCCTGAAGATGTAGCGACCCGACAGCTGAACGGCGTCGCACCGCTACTTGAAGAGCGCGACATCACCATGCCTGGCGGCATTATTCGGTCCCTCGGAATTCGGCAGGTCAAGTTTATCGACGAACTACGATCGCGAATGCCGTCGGACGAAGAGGCCGAGCTACTGCTACTACCCAAGGGGACGCCCGTGGGTGAACATGCGCGAATCGGTATTGACGATCACGGTAAACGCATTCGCGTCCTCGTGAGTGTCTTCGCGGGCGACCGACAGTATGTACGCTACGAACTCGCCCCCAGTTATCCCGCTGTAGACGAGAAGCGTGAGGAACGTTCATGA
- a CDS encoding AMED_5909 family protein, with the protein MAAGPDPVRDAVLALLADMPPAFAPAEQTLAWLRRKASVLAELAEVDVPYAAEAAELAEFARQRAEQFAARHGIADPTDTEGSDP; encoded by the coding sequence ATGGCGGCCGGGCCGGACCCGGTCCGCGACGCCGTGCTGGCGCTGCTGGCCGACATGCCGCCCGCGTTCGCGCCCGCCGAGCAGACCTTGGCGTGGTTGCGCCGCAAGGCATCCGTGCTCGCCGAGCTCGCCGAGGTCGACGTGCCGTACGCGGCCGAGGCCGCCGAGCTGGCCGAGTTCGCCCGCCAGCGTGCCGAGCAGTTCGCGGCCCGGCACGGCATCGCCGACCCTACCGACACCGAAGGGAGCGACCCGTGA
- the traA gene encoding plasmid transfer protein TraA — MAQNFFGEPEFYSSSQIRDYCNRARLALRPLHNELHISAEELQAVLKHVSSANPQVFGLDSRFRAKLVAKHMHHAADAIEVATVSIVRCYASFRQHYVKPMSERDKSPQRRQFDFDA, encoded by the coding sequence ATGGCGCAGAACTTCTTCGGCGAGCCGGAGTTCTACTCCAGCAGCCAGATCCGCGACTACTGCAACCGCGCCCGGCTGGCGCTGCGGCCGCTGCACAACGAGCTGCACATCTCCGCCGAGGAGTTGCAGGCCGTGCTCAAGCACGTCAGCTCGGCCAACCCCCAGGTGTTCGGCCTGGACTCGCGGTTCCGGGCGAAGTTGGTGGCCAAGCACATGCACCACGCCGCCGACGCGATCGAGGTCGCCACCGTGTCGATCGTGCGCTGCTACGCCAGCTTCCGCCAGCACTACGTCAAGCCCATGAGCGAGCGCGACAAGTCCCCGCAGCGCCGCCAGTTCGACTTCGACGCCTGA
- a CDS encoding single-stranded DNA-binding protein, with the protein MVGLPELTMAGTLTADPELRFTQSGVAVANFTVACNPRTLNRQTGQWEDGDATFLRCTIWREAAEHVAESLKRGQRVIVVGQLRQRSYEHEGQKRTTYELDVTEVGPSLKWATAEVRKAVRTGGAADPGAWGTPPAPASVPAGVGAGNGGFADEPPF; encoded by the coding sequence ATGGTCGGATTGCCCGAGCTCACCATGGCCGGCACGCTCACGGCCGACCCCGAGCTCCGTTTCACCCAGTCCGGGGTCGCCGTCGCGAACTTCACCGTGGCCTGCAACCCCCGGACCCTCAATCGGCAGACCGGGCAGTGGGAGGACGGCGACGCGACGTTCCTGCGCTGCACGATCTGGCGGGAGGCCGCCGAGCACGTCGCCGAGTCCCTCAAGCGCGGCCAGCGCGTGATCGTTGTCGGCCAGCTGCGGCAGCGCAGCTACGAGCACGAGGGCCAGAAGCGCACCACCTACGAGCTGGACGTCACCGAGGTCGGCCCCAGCCTGAAGTGGGCGACCGCCGAGGTCCGCAAGGCCGTCCGCACCGGTGGTGCGGCCGACCCCGGCGCCTGGGGCACCCCGCCCGCCCCGGCGTCGGTCCCCGCCGGTGTGGGTGCCGGCAACGGCGGCTTCGCTGACGAACCGCCCTTCTAG
- a CDS encoding GGDEF domain-containing protein: MNTALEAALIATPALTTIGVTGYAALLHHRLHTDTTTGLANRKALRRLAGRAARHRHGSVGLLLLDLDRFKQINDTHGHPTGTAVLVELAERLADAAQPGELSIRLHGDEFALWLGHLPSGQAGHEVAEQRAAEVADALAGPVHVDGLELTVTASIGVHTAPAHRVSLSGLLAGADGAMYAAKRAGRLVRLRPVPTVGETGESA, from the coding sequence ATGAACACCGCCCTCGAGGCCGCCCTGATCGCTACGCCCGCCCTCACCACGATCGGCGTCACCGGCTACGCCGCACTGCTGCACCACCGCCTGCACACCGACACCACCACCGGCCTGGCCAATCGCAAAGCGCTGCGCCGACTCGCGGGCCGCGCCGCCCGTCACCGGCACGGCTCGGTCGGCCTGCTGCTGCTGGACCTGGACCGGTTCAAGCAGATCAACGACACCCACGGGCACCCCACCGGCACCGCCGTGCTGGTCGAGCTCGCCGAGCGCCTGGCCGACGCCGCACAGCCCGGCGAACTCTCCATTCGGCTGCATGGCGACGAGTTCGCCCTGTGGCTGGGCCACCTGCCCAGCGGCCAGGCCGGGCACGAGGTCGCCGAGCAGCGCGCCGCCGAGGTCGCCGATGCGTTGGCCGGACCGGTGCACGTCGATGGGCTCGAGCTGACCGTGACCGCGAGCATCGGCGTCCACACCGCGCCGGCGCACCGCGTGTCGCTGTCGGGGCTGCTGGCCGGCGCCGACGGCGCCATGTACGCGGCCAAGCGCGCCGGTCGGCTCGTTCGACTGCGCCCGGTGCCGACGGTCGGCGAGACCGGAGAGAGCGCCTGA